The Coffea eugenioides isolate CCC68of chromosome 8, Ceug_1.0, whole genome shotgun sequence genome has a segment encoding these proteins:
- the LOC113780123 gene encoding uncharacterized protein At4g15970-like produces MKVNQENEETKLENILNKAAMVTRTVIITTINAVWTAPNSIFDLFLEGFRSGNQTQALLNHLVVGAMDQKAYSRCLELHPHCIALTTEGVDFSGKANFMSEDYLKIVWRKLEFQRTVLEMGYSFIFTDADILWFRDPFQRFYSDADFQIACDRFGFNSTDLNNSPNSAFIYVRSNNITIEFYKFWCKSREAYPSKHDQDVLNMIKFDPFISKIGLKIRFLATAYFGGICEPSKDLNVVCTMHANCCTSLERKAHDLQMMIDDWKKYMTKPGNRAGAGAAFGATRDLNKAYETSNVPKTNDFFDLSYVAAVLILIGCLGSAISSMFSSLALSMGE; encoded by the exons ATGAAGgttaatcaagaaaatgaagaaaccaAGTTGGAAAATATTCTGAATAAAGCAGCCATGGTGACCAGAACGGTTATAATAACTACAATAAATGCAGTATGGACAGCACCAAATTCAATCTTTGATCTCTTTCTTGAGGGTTTCAGAAGTGGGAATCAAACACAAGCTCTGTTGAATCATTTAGTTGTTGGAGCCATGGACCAAAAAGCATATTCTCGTTGCTTGGAGTTACACCCGCATTGTATTGCACTAACCACGGAGGGGGTTGATTTTTCTGGTAAGGCAAATTTTATGAGCGAAGATTATCTAAAGATCGTGTGGAGAAAGCTTGAGTTTCAACGCACGGTTCTTGAGATGGGATACAGCTTCATTTTCACG GATGCTGATATACTGTGGTTTCGAGATCCATTTCAACGATTTTATTCAGATGCAGATTTCCAAATTGCGTGCGATCGATTTGGGTTCAACTCGACTGACTTGAACAACTCACCAAATAGTGCTTTCATCTATGTTAGATCAAATAACATCACAATCgaattttacaaattttggtGCAAATCCAGAGAAGCATATCCGTCAAAACATGATCAAGATGTGCTTAATatgatcaaatttgatcctttcATCAGTAAGATTGGgttgaaaatcagatttctggCCACAGCTTATTTTGGAGGAATATGCGAGCCGAGTAAGGATCTCAACGTAGTTTGCACAATGCATGCAAACTGTTGTACAAGTCTAGAAAGGAAAGCTCATGACCTTCAAATGATGATTGATGACTGGAAAAAATACATGACAAAGCCAGGGAATC GAGCAGGGGCTGGTGCAGCATTTGGCGCAACCAGAGACCTAAACAAGGCATACGAGACAAGCAACGTGCCTAAGACCAACGACTTCTTTGATCTAAGTTATGTTGCAGCAGTATTGATCCTCATTGGATGCTTAGGTTCTGCAATTTCTTCAATGTTTTCATCCTTAGCCCTCTCCATGGGTGAATAG